Proteins from one Caldisericota bacterium genomic window:
- a CDS encoding type Z 30S ribosomal protein S14, giving the protein MARKAMIEKANKKPKFKVREHNRCKVCGRPRAYYGRFGLCRHCLRKLALEGKLPGVKKASW; this is encoded by the coding sequence ATGGCAAGAAAGGCGATGATTGAAAAAGCAAATAAAAAACCTAAGTTCAAGGTGAGAGAGCATAATAGGTGTAAAGTTTGTGGGAGACCAAGAGCTTATTATGGTAGATTTGGTCTTTGTAGACACTGTCTACGAAAATTAGCACTGGAAGGCAAGCTTCCCGGTGTCAAAAAGGCAAGTTGGTAG
- the rpsH gene encoding 30S ribosomal protein S8, with protein MMVSDPISDTLIRIKNASTMYHNSLLIPYSNVNKGILNIMKNEGYVGNVKEQEIDGKKMLRIYLKYGNKREKFILGIKRISKPGRRIYVGKDRVPRVLDGFGTAVISTPKGLMTDKEARKEGHGGEVICFIW; from the coding sequence ATTATGGTAAGCGATCCAATTTCTGATACATTAATAAGAATCAAAAATGCAAGTACTATGTATCACAACTCTCTACTTATTCCTTATTCAAATGTAAATAAAGGCATTTTAAATATTATGAAGAACGAGGGATACGTCGGAAATGTTAAAGAACAAGAGATTGATGGTAAAAAAATGTTACGAATTTACTTGAAATATGGGAACAAAAGGGAGAAATTTATCTTGGGTATTAAGCGGATTAGTAAACCTGGAAGGCGAATATATGTTGGTAAAGACCGGGTTCCGCGCGTGCTAGATGGTTTTGGAACAGCAGTAATTTCTACCCCGAAAGGCTTAATGACAGATAAAGAAGCTCGTAAAGAAGGACATGGCGGAGAAGTTATCTGTTTCATCTGGTAG
- the rplF gene encoding 50S ribosomal protein L6, with the protein MSRIGKKPIIIPKEVKTTIDEDNFVTIKGPKGELKRSFHPEIKIILEKDIVTVERPSERPFYRALHGTTRALINNMVIGVTNGYSKQLQLNEKTYKGEVQGKKVTFNLGFSHPIILDIPEDIDVVIEKRVITVSGINKESVGAFAQKIRHLRKVDPYKAKGIIYVGEKIIRKAGKAIAAGAK; encoded by the coding sequence ATGTCTAGAATCGGGAAAAAACCAATTATTATTCCTAAAGAGGTAAAGACAACAATAGACGAAGATAATTTTGTAACTATTAAAGGACCTAAAGGTGAGTTAAAAAGAAGTTTTCATCCTGAAATAAAAATTATTTTAGAAAAGGATATAGTCACTGTCGAGAGACCTTCGGAGAGACCTTTTTATAGAGCTCTTCATGGTACTACCCGTGCACTAATAAACAATATGGTTATAGGCGTCACAAACGGTTACTCAAAACAGTTGCAACTTAACGAAAAAACATACAAAGGAGAAGTGCAGGGTAAAAAAGTTACATTTAATTTAGGATTTTCTCACCCAATCATTCTGGATATTCCGGAAGATATCGATGTCGTAATAGAGAAGCGCGTCATTACTGTCTCTGGAATTAATAAAGAATCTGTTGGAGCTTTTGCTCAAAAGATTCGTCATTTAAGAAAAGTGGACCCATATAAAGCAAAAGGCATTATATATGTTGGTGAGAAAATTATACGAAAAGCAGGGAAAGCAATTGCTGCTGGAGCTAAGTAG
- the rplR gene encoding 50S ribosomal protein L18, with protein sequence MIKLKNKKELRDIRHKRVRKNLSGTSERPRLAVFISLKNIYVQIIDDTKGITLLAASTKEKEIVDKFGGKKNIEAAKAVGALIGRKALEKGIKEVAFDRGGFAYHGRVKALAESAREAGLNF encoded by the coding sequence ATGATTAAATTGAAGAATAAAAAAGAGTTAAGAGATATAAGACATAAGCGGGTAAGGAAAAATCTCTCAGGTACTTCTGAAAGACCAAGACTTGCTGTTTTTATTAGTCTTAAAAATATTTATGTTCAGATTATAGATGATACAAAAGGAATTACTCTTTTAGCTGCTTCTACGAAAGAAAAAGAAATAGTAGATAAATTTGGAGGAAAGAAGAATATAGAAGCTGCAAAAGCTGTAGGGGCTCTTATTGGGAGAAAAGCGCTAGAGAAAGGAATAAAAGAAGTTGCTTTTGATAGAGGTGGTTTTGCATATCATGGAAGAGTCAAGGCACTTGCTGAAAGCGCAAGAGAAGCCGGATTAAACTTTTAG
- a CDS encoding 30S ribosomal protein S5 — protein MYRRRGRVEEHKEFEEGVLQIDRVTKVVKGGKILKFRVIMVIGDKKGRVGIGIGKAREIPSAIKKGIADAKRNLVTVPIKNNTIPMRITSKSGAGYVFLAPAVKGTGIVAGRVVKEVAEKAGIEDLLSKTFGTANPLNVANAMLVAFRDMGTIIHRKEMMKREIAGGKNENTEF, from the coding sequence GTGTATAGAAGAAGAGGCAGAGTAGAGGAACATAAAGAATTTGAGGAAGGCGTTCTCCAGATAGATAGAGTAACGAAAGTCGTTAAAGGTGGGAAGATTTTAAAATTCAGGGTAATTATGGTAATAGGCGACAAAAAAGGAAGAGTTGGTATCGGTATTGGTAAAGCCAGAGAAATACCGTCAGCGATTAAAAAAGGTATCGCTGATGCAAAAAGAAATCTCGTTACTGTGCCTATTAAAAACAACACGATACCCATGAGAATTACATCAAAATCTGGAGCAGGGTATGTATTTCTTGCACCAGCAGTTAAAGGTACCGGCATTGTAGCTGGAAGAGTGGTGAAAGAAGTTGCAGAAAAGGCAGGAATAGAAGATCTTCTTTCGAAAACTTTTGGAACAGCTAACCCGTTAAATGTAGCTAACGCAATGCTCGTAGCGTTCAGAGATATGGGTACAATAATTCACAGAAAAGAAATGATGAAGAGAGAAATAGCGGGAGGTAAAAATGAGAATACAGAATTTTAA
- the rplO gene encoding 50S ribosomal protein L15, which translates to MRIQNFKPKANSTRKKRIVGRGDGSGRGTYSTRGCKGAKARSGGTKKKGFEGGQTPLYRRLPKLKGFKSLNRMEYVEVNVEKLEKFSGDANEINLNELFNARIKVLGRGDIDKALIVKASKFSKTAKEKIEKIQGKVEVV; encoded by the coding sequence ATGAGAATACAGAATTTTAAACCAAAAGCTAACTCAACGAGAAAAAAGCGTATTGTAGGAAGAGGAGATGGATCTGGAAGAGGCACTTATTCGACGCGAGGTTGTAAGGGCGCCAAAGCTCGTTCTGGAGGAACCAAAAAGAAAGGTTTTGAAGGAGGGCAGACGCCTCTCTATCGAAGACTTCCTAAACTGAAAGGTTTCAAATCGTTAAATAGAATGGAATACGTTGAAGTAAATGTTGAAAAACTTGAGAAATTTTCTGGTGACGCAAATGAAATAAACTTAAATGAACTATTTAATGCAAGAATTAAAGTGCTTGGCAGGGGAGATATAGATAAAGCACTTATTGTAAAAGCATCCAAGTTTTCAAAGACGGCAAAAGAGAAAATTGAAAAGATTCAAGGAAAAGTTGAGGTAGTCTGA